A region from the Lolium perenne isolate Kyuss_39 chromosome 4, Kyuss_2.0, whole genome shotgun sequence genome encodes:
- the LOC127331575 gene encoding sucrose synthase 4 — protein MAAPKLDRNPSIRERVEDTLHAHRNELVALLSKYVSKGKGILQPHRILDTLDEVQVPGGSVFAEGPFLDILRSSQEAIVLPPFVAIAVRPRPGVWEFVRVNVNELNVEQLGVSEYLRFKEELVDGQHEDPYVLELDFEPFTALIPRPNRSSSIGNGVQFLNRHLSSVLFRNRDCLEPLLDFLREHRHKGHVMMLNDRIQSVGRLQSVLTKAEEHLSKLPADTPYSEFSNKFQEWGLEKGWGDTAEHVLEMMHLLLDVLQAPDPSTLENFLGRIPMIFNVVIVSPHGYFGQANVLGMPDTGGQIVYILDQVRALENEMVLRLKKQGLDVSPKILIVTRLIPDSKGTSCNQRLERITGTKHTFILRVPFKNENGILKKWISRFDVWPYLEKFAEDAAGEIAAELQGTPDFIIGNYSDGNLVASLLSYKMGITQCNIAHALEKTKYPDSDIYWKKFDEKYHFSCQFTADIIAMNNADFIITSTYQEIAGSKNTVGQYESHTAFTLPGLYRVVHGIDVFDPKFNIVSPGADMSIYFPYTEKDRRLTAYHGSIESLLYDPEQNDVHIGHLDDRSKPILFSMARLDRVKNITGLVEAYSKNAKLREHVNLVVVAGFFDVKNSKDREEIEEIEKMHELIKTYDLFGQFRWISAQTNRAQNGELYRYIADTHGAFVQPALYEAFGLTVVEAMTCGLPTFATLHGGPAEIIEHGVSGFHIDPYHPDQAATLMADFFEQCKQDPNHWVKISDRGLQRIYEKYTWKIYSERLMTLAGVYGFWKYVSKLERRETRRYLEMFYILKFRELAKRVPLAVDEAH, from the exons ATGGCCGCGCCGAAGCTTGACCGGAACCCGAGCATCCGCGAGCGCGTCGAGGACACCCTCCACGCCCACCGCAACGAGCTCGTCGCCCTCCTCTCCAA GTACGTGAGCAAGGGGAAGGGGATCCTGCAGCCGCACCGCATCCTCGACACGCTCGACGAGGTCCAGGTCCCCGGCGGCAGCGTATTCGCCGAGGGCCCCTTCCTCGACATCCTGCGCTCCTCCCAG GAGGCGATAGTGCTCCCGCCGTTCGTGGCCATCGCGGTGCGCCCGCGCCCGGGGGTGTGGGAGTTCGTCCGCGTCAACGTCAACGAGCTCAACGTCGAGCAGCTCGGCGTCTCGGAGTACCTCCGCTTCAAGGAGGAACTCGTCGACGGCCA GCACGAGGACCCGTACGTGCTGGAACTTGACTTTGAGCCATTCACTGCTTTAATCCCACGTCCCAATCGGTCTTCGTCAATTGGAAATGGCGTGCAGTTTCTCAACAGGCACCTGTCTTCGGTTTTGTTCCGGAACAGGGACTGCCTGGAGCCCCTGCTTGATTTCCTCCGCGAGCACCGGCACAAGGGGCAC GTGATGATGCTAAATGATAGGATACAGAGCGTGGGAAGGCTTCAGTCTGTCCtgaccaaagctgaggagcacctTTCAAAACTCCCAGCTGACACACCATACTCAGAATTTTCTAATAA ATTTCAAGAATGGGGCTTGGAGAAGGGTTGGGGTGATACAGCTGAGCATGTATTGGAGATGATGCATCTCCTTCTGGATGTTCTTCAAGCCCCAGATCCATCTACTCTGGAGAATTTCTTGGGGAGGATCCCTATGATCTTTAATGTTGTGATAGTATCTCCTCATGGATACTTTGGCCAAGCTAATGTATTAGGCATGCCAGATACTGGAGGGCAG ATTGTCTACATATTGGACCAAGTCCGTGCATTGGAGAATGAGATGGTTCTGAGGTTAAAGAAACAAGGGCTTGACGTTTCCCCTAAAATTCTCATC GTTACACGATTAATACCAGATTCAAAAGGGACATCATGTAATCAGCGGCTTGAGAGAATAACTGGAACAAAGCATACTTTCATATTGCGCGTTCCATTTAAAAACGAAAACGGGATACTCAAGAAATGGATTTCAAGATTTGATGTGTGGCCCTATCTGGAGAAATTTGCAGAG GATGCAGCTGGTGAAATTGCTGCAGAATTACAGGGTACTCCAGATTTCATAATTGGGAACTACAGTGATGGAAATCTTGTGGCATCATTGCTATCTTATAAGATGGGAATTACTCAG TGCAATATTGCTCATGCTCTGGAGAAGACTAAATATCCAGATTCAGACATATACTGGAAGAAGTTTGACGAGAAGTATCATTTCTCTTGTCAGTTTACTGCTGATATAATTGCGATGAACAATGCTGATTTCATAATCACCAGCACATACCAAGAAATCGCTGGAAG CAAAAACACAGTTGGACAGTATGAGAGCCATACTGCTTTTACTCTTCCTGGTCTGTACCGCGTCGTGCACGGGATTGATGTTTTTGATCCAAAGTTCAACATAGTCTCTCCTGGAGCAGACATGTCCATATATTTTCCATACACTGAAAAAGACCGGCGACTCACTGCCTATCATGGTTCAATTGAGAGCCTGCTTTATGACCCGGAGCAAAACGATGTACACAT TGGACATCTGGATGACAgatcaaaaccaattctcttctccATGGCAAGACTTGACCGGGTTAAAAACATAACAGGACTGGTCGAAGCATATAGTAAAAACGCTAAGCTAAGGGAGCATGTAAACCTTGTTGTAGTAGCTGGTTTTTTCGATGTCAAGAATTCAAAGGACAGAGAAGAGATAGAAGAGATAGAAAAGATGCATGAACTTATTAAGACATATGACCTGTTTGGGCAGTTCCGTTGGATCTCTGCCCAGACGAACAGGGCTCAAAATGGTGAGCTGTATCGCTACATCGCTGATACTCACGGTGCCTTTGTGCAG CCAGCTTTGTATGAAGCATTCGGTCTCACTGTTGTGGAGGCCATGACCTGTGGACTTCCTACTTTCGCAACACTTCACGGAGGGCCTGCCGAGATTATAGAGCATGGAGTCTCAGGTTTCCACATTGATCCTTACCATCCTGATCAGGCCGCCACTTTGATGGCCGACTTCTTTGAACAATGCAAACAAGACCCCAACCACTGGGTTAAGATATCTGACAGGGGGCTTCAGCGTATATACGAAAA GTATACATGGAAGATTTACTCCGAGAGGTTGATGACACTGGCTGGGGTTTATGGCTTCTGGAAGTATGTTTCGAAGCTCGAGAGGCGGGAGACTAGGCGTTACCTTGAGATGTTCTATATACTGAAGTTCCGTGAGCTG GCGAAGAGAGTGCCACTTGCAGTAGATGAGGCACACTAG